The Heterodontus francisci isolate sHetFra1 chromosome 13, sHetFra1.hap1, whole genome shotgun sequence genome includes a region encoding these proteins:
- the LOC137376722 gene encoding mucin-4-like, producing the protein MGLPLGSTKLWFTAGRRCIYSSGYLIAGITDRHFIYSPEAATVQDHIKGDLEPFEWCCRKSPLCNLYYEKRPIDKCENYTSLGLGQVYGTLNVKTFDGIDYIFHGLGEYVIVRLSSVKGQNIFTLQGQSDLMIKDNTFINAVAFIKFAAFYQGLVMMKVEWECSKSEKELSVSVNDKDIKLHKGEDLGSWKEIASLCLGGPQACRFAS; encoded by the exons ATGGGCTTACCGCTTGGATCTACAAAACTCTG GTTCACAGCTGGTCGAAGGTGCATCTATAGTTCAGGCTACCTGATTGCGGGCATAACTGACCGTCACTTTATTTATTCTCCAGAAGCAGCAACGGTGCAGGACCACATAA AGGGAGACCTGGAACCTTTTGAATGGTGTTGCAGAAAATCTCCCTTATGCAATTTGTATTATGAAAAACGACCTATTGACAAGTGTGAGAATTATACTTCATTGGGTTTAG GTCAGGTTTATGGAACGCTGAATGTGAAAACATTTGATGGAATTGATTATATATTTCATGGACTCGGAGAATACGTCATTGTCAGGCTCTCATCAGTCAAAGGACAAAACATATTTACTCTTCAAGGGCAAAGTGACCTGATGATCAAGGACAACACCTTTATAAATGCAGTGGCCTTTATAAAATTTGCTGCATTTTATCAAGGGTTGGTAATGATGAAA GTAGAGTGGGAATGCTCCAAGTCTGAAAAGGAACTTTCTGTTTCAGTAAATGATAAAGATATCAAATTGCACAAAGGTGAAGATTTAG gaagctggaaGGAAATTGCAAGCCTCTGCCTGGGAGGACCTCAGGCTTGTCGATTTGCTTCATGA